The sequence TGGTATAAGATCGTTGGAAACGGCAAAGGAATTCCATTATTGCTGATCCATGGCGGGCCTGGCAGCAGGAGTTGTGAGGGTATTGCAGGTTATTCGTTACTTGGAGATGACCGGCCGGTGATATTTTATGACCAACTAGGTTCTGGCAAATCGGACCGGCCAACAGATACAACGCTGTGGCAGCTACCCAGGTTTGTCGATGAGATTGAGCAATTGCGATCTGCACTGCACTTGAAGGAACTGCATATTTTAGGCAGCTCCTGGGGTGCGGCCGTGTTGGTTGAGTATATGCTTACTAAAAAACCAAAAGGTGTTAAATCGGTGAATTTTTCAGGTCCTCTTTTGAGCACCCCGCTTTGGATGGAAGATGCGAAAATCCTTTTATCACAACTTCCAAAAAATTTACAGGATACCATTCAAAAGTATGAGGCATTACGGGAGTATCGTGCGCCATCCTACCTCGCCGCAACTGATTCGTTTTATGCCCGGTTTATGTCTGTAAAAGAATGGCCGGAAGTTATTCCTTCTACCTGCGATGGCGTGCCAGGTTTTAATGAACAGGTGTACAATTATATGTGGGGGCCAACTGAATTTACGGCAACAGGTACACTGAAAGGTTTTGACAGGACGGACCGGTTGCATGAAATAAAAGAACCCGTGGTCTTTATGGCGGGACGCTATGATGAAACCAGGCTTGAAACCATATATGCCTTCCAAAAATTAGTGCCAAGATCTACAGTTATGATTATTGAGAACGCAGGACATTTAAAAATTATTGATCAACCGGTTCAATTTACAAATGCAATCCGAAGTTTCCTGCAATCTGTAGAAACCAGAAAATAACTATAAAGAACAAACTGCCTGAATACATGAAATACCTTCTGCTGATACTATGTTTTGGTATCACAATACCTGCCAAAAGCCAACAAAAGACATCAATCTACAATCCCCGCGATCTCTTCCCGGCCAGTCCGGTTTACCCGACAGGCAATTCTTACCGGAGTGCATCCGGTGAACCCGGGGAAGCCTATTGGCAAAACCGCGCCAGCTATAGTATTGATGTGAAACTGGATGACCAGCAAAATACCATTACAGGAATTGAAACCATCACGTATACGAATAATAGTCCGCATGCCCTGCCCTACATCTGGCTGCAACTTGACCAAAATTCCTTTCGGCAGCATTCGCGCGGATTAGATGCCAAACTATTCCTGGACAGCAATATGATCAAGACCGGTAAAACATTTGATGGTGGCTATACATTCAATGGCATCAAAATTAATGGTAGCCCTGCTAATTACCAGGTCAATGACACCCGTATGCAACTCTACCTGCAATCACCCTTAACAAAAGGAAAATCCATAAGCATACAGATCAACTACAGTTACCAAATTCCACAAAATTTTTACAACGCCGATTTCAATGTAAACCGGACCGATATCATGCCCAATAAGGATGGCGCAATTTATTCCATTGCACAATGGTATCCCCGGCTTTGCGTGCTGGATGATGTGGAAGGCTGGAATACATTGCCTTACCTGGGTAATGGCGAGTTCTATCTGGAGTATGGTGATTTCAACGTAAATATTACTTTGCCTGCGGCCTACCTGGTAGTTGCTTCCGGTGAGTTGCTAAATCCGCAGGAAGTGCTGACACCTCTGCAATTAAAACGATGGGAACAAGCCAAAAACAGTGATCAAAAAGTATTCATCCGCACACCAGCCGAAGTAACAGATAAATCATCAAGGCCACAGCAATCGAAACTGACCTGGAAATTCGCCATGAAAAACTCACGCGACTTTGCCTGGGGGGCTTCCAAATCATATATCCTGGAAGGCATAAAAATCAACCTGCCTCAAGGTAAAAAAGCCTTAGGATTATCCGCCTATCCTACCACTTCCAAACAACCGCAAAGCTGGGACCGTTCAAGCGAATACGTGAAATTCAGCATAGAGTATTTCTCCAATAAATGGTGTCCTTACCCATATCCCTGCGCCGTTAATGTAGCTTCCAACCTGGATGGCATGGAATATCCCGGGATCGTATTTTGTTCTGCAAAAGATACCGGCAATACTTACTGGAAAGTGGTGAAACACGAACTGGGTCATACCTGGTTTCCCATGATAGTTGGCAGTAATGAAAGAAAATATGCCTGGATGGATGAAGGCTTTAATGTATTTATCGATTACATCGCTGAAGCCAGTTTTAATAAAGGGGAATTCAAAGGTTACACGGCAGATGAATTACCATATGAGCAATACTTTTCAGATAAGCTGCCGCCGATTATGACCCGTCCGGATGGGTTAACAACCGCAGACCTGGTTTTCCATACACAGTACTTAAAAACATCTTATGTGTTACGACTGCTGCGATGGCAG comes from Flavihumibacter fluvii and encodes:
- a CDS encoding proline iminopeptidase-family hydrolase, translated to MKRKLLLLFFCGLMYGMASFSQHLKPGEGYVKVNGGRIWYKIVGNGKGIPLLLIHGGPGSRSCEGIAGYSLLGDDRPVIFYDQLGSGKSDRPTDTTLWQLPRFVDEIEQLRSALHLKELHILGSSWGAAVLVEYMLTKKPKGVKSVNFSGPLLSTPLWMEDAKILLSQLPKNLQDTIQKYEALREYRAPSYLAATDSFYARFMSVKEWPEVIPSTCDGVPGFNEQVYNYMWGPTEFTATGTLKGFDRTDRLHEIKEPVVFMAGRYDETRLETIYAFQKLVPRSTVMIIENAGHLKIIDQPVQFTNAIRSFLQSVETRK
- a CDS encoding M1 family metallopeptidase, whose product is MKYLLLILCFGITIPAKSQQKTSIYNPRDLFPASPVYPTGNSYRSASGEPGEAYWQNRASYSIDVKLDDQQNTITGIETITYTNNSPHALPYIWLQLDQNSFRQHSRGLDAKLFLDSNMIKTGKTFDGGYTFNGIKINGSPANYQVNDTRMQLYLQSPLTKGKSISIQINYSYQIPQNFYNADFNVNRTDIMPNKDGAIYSIAQWYPRLCVLDDVEGWNTLPYLGNGEFYLEYGDFNVNITLPAAYLVVASGELLNPQEVLTPLQLKRWEQAKNSDQKVFIRTPAEVTDKSSRPQQSKLTWKFAMKNSRDFAWGASKSYILEGIKINLPQGKKALGLSAYPTTSKQPQSWDRSSEYVKFSIEYFSNKWCPYPYPCAVNVASNLDGMEYPGIVFCSAKDTGNTYWKVVKHELGHTWFPMIVGSNERKYAWMDEGFNVFIDYIAEASFNKGEFKGYTADELPYEQYFSDKLPPIMTRPDGLTTADLVFHTQYLKTSYVLRLLRWQILGEERFDYALKKYIRDWEYKHPTPYDFFRSINNSTGEDLTWFWKAMFMENYKLDQAITSMSYMDNDPTKGATVFIENLEKAAMPMTVEVITASGKRQLYKLPVEIWEHEYRYSLQTNTSEQIKSIVIDPEKIFPDVNRENNEWKR